A window of Polyodon spathula isolate WHYD16114869_AA chromosome 22, ASM1765450v1, whole genome shotgun sequence contains these coding sequences:
- the LOC121297479 gene encoding chemokine-like receptor 1 — MSNPNNTNPTGNTYDYDNPDYIYQDIFPDKPVNNSDQIPVEIIPLKNQFKYVFIVSYSVILLLGVALNGLVICMVSCKMKKTPSAIWFLCLAVTDFLFCLFLPFTIVYALYDFDWFFGLFLCKVNSYIMFFNMFSSAAFLAIIRINHGIYTGFACAQNFCTANVARNVALLTWFVSAILSIPSLVIRNTSVEDGKTICFDKYDIFNDTSAQRMNHQVVLSSRILCSIAIPYLIICTVSFFKRSRSKAYKITRFIIVAYFICWVPYHVLMTLALYPEQFNKEVFVIGMPIVNVLAAANSCMNPVIYICMSRDCKMSWMENAFSRKSFKTSPQLRRINPEREIVSETIALEIAESQ, encoded by the coding sequence ATGTCAAATCCCAACAATACCAATCCCACTGGGAATACATATGACTATGATAATCCTGACTATATTTATCAGGATATATTTCCTGACAAACCTGTCAACAATAGTGACCAAATTCCAGTAGAAATAATACCACTGAAAAACCAATTCAAATATGTGTTTATTGTGTCATACTCTGTCATTTTACTTCTTGGTGTCGCACTGAACGGGTTGGTGATCTGCATGGTGAGTTGCAAGATGAAGAAGACACCCAGTGCCATTTGGTTCCTCTGCTTGGCGGTCACTGACTTCCTATTCTGTCTTTTTCTGCCCTTCACTATCGTTTATGCATTGTACGACTTCGACTGGTTCTTCGGACTGTTTCTGTGCAAGGTGAATTCCTACATAATGTTCTTCAACATGTTCTCCAGTGCCGCCTTCTTGGCCATCATCAGAATTAACCACGGTATTTACACCGGCTTTGCCTGTGCTCAGAACTTCTGCACTGCAAACGTAGCTCGAAATGTGGCCTTGCTTACCTGGTTTGTCTCTGCAATCTTAAGCATTCCATCACTCGTGATCCGCAATACCTCTGTCGAGGATGGGAAAACGATTTGCTTTGACAAATACGACATTTTCAACGATACCTCAGCTCAGAGAATGAATCATCAGGTCGTGCTCTCAAGCaggattttgtgcagtatagcGATTCCTTATTTAATTATatgcactgtttcattttttaaaaggagccGCTCCAAGGCGTATAAGATCACTCGCTTCATAATTGTTGCTTACTTTATCTGCTGGGTGCCCTACCATGTGCTCATGACTCTAGCGTTATACCCTGAGCAGTTCAATAAAGAAGTATTTGTTATTGGGATGCCCATAGTCAATGTGCTTGCTGCTGCAAATAGTTGCATGAATCCTGTCATCTACATTTGCATGAGCCGGGACTGCAAGATGTCGTGGATGGAGAATGCGTTTAGCAGAAAGTCATTTAAAACAAGTCCCCAGCTAAGAAGGATAAATCCTGAACGAGAGATAGTCTCAGAAACCATTGCCTTGGAGATTGCAGAAAGTCAGTGA